CTACTCGTCTTCCTAAGGTTCTTCCTACCACAGAGACCTCTAGACTGTGTGTTAAACGTGTGTGTACAAAATCGGTTTTAGATAACGGAATTACCTGTGTTTTGTCTTGTAAGCTTCTAAATGCGGAGGAGAATATAATTCTATCAAAATCTACATCAAAACCCAAACGAGTTTCGTCTTGTGCTATTCTATCGCGTTTTTGCGTATCTCCAAAGCGTTTTAAAGAAAGGAGTTGTTCCCAGTTCATTATGTATGAATTATAAAGTTTGATGTGTAAAAGTACAAACTATTATTTTGGATTGATAAAAGCAAAGAAAAAACAATACAAACCAATTTTAGTCTTTAAATTTTATGAAGATTTTAATAATTTTTAATTTACTATGTTGACAAGTAAAAGTATATTTATTTTTTAACAAAAAAATATTTATGAAAGTTAAACTGATCGTAATCAATCTAATACTAATAACCGTAATGAGTTGTAGTTCTGTACAGAAAAAAAGTAATGATTCTTTTGATACTGCTATCACAGGAAAATACTGGAAACTAAAATCCTTAGAAGGAAAAGAAGTTAAAATGAATAAAAACCAAGAACGTGAAATTTTTATCACATTAAAAACTCAAAATAATAGGGTAACTGGTTTTGCGGGTTGTAATTCCGTTTCTGGAGAATTTACCCTAGAAGAGGGTAACCGAATTAAATTTAGCAAATTAGTATCTACTAGAATGTTTTGCCCTAATACAGATGAACCTGCATTTTTAAAGGTTTTAAACTTAGCCGATAATTATACTGTAAAAGACGATGTATTGTCTTTAAATGTAGGACGAAGGGCGCCTTTAGCAATTTTTGAAGCTGTTTATTTTAATTAAAATTCTATGATAAAAAAAGTATTTGTTACACCGTTTCAAAAGTTTATAAAAATTGAAGGCTTTAGTGGTATTCTATTATTATTAAGCACTGTAATTGCCTTA
The nucleotide sequence above comes from Polaribacter butkevichii. Encoded proteins:
- a CDS encoding META domain-containing protein — translated: MKVKLIVINLILITVMSCSSVQKKSNDSFDTAITGKYWKLKSLEGKEVKMNKNQEREIFITLKTQNNRVTGFAGCNSVSGEFTLEEGNRIKFSKLVSTRMFCPNTDEPAFLKVLNLADNYTVKDDVLSLNVGRRAPLAIFEAVYFN